One genomic region from Nocardia vinacea encodes:
- a CDS encoding transposase, translated as MTASAKGTITEPGRRVAQKAGLNRTILAKGWHQLELALRNAARYTGTQVVKVPAAYTSLRCSRCRSVDPVSRESQAVYRCTSCGHCENADVNAAKNILAAGLAVTVCGDLAVGRSVKQEPPTIEVGIPRL; from the coding sequence ATGACCGCCAGCGCCAAGGGCACGATTACCGAACCGGGTCGTCGAGTCGCCCAGAAAGCCGGGTTGAACCGGACCATTCTCGCAAAGGGGTGGCATCAGCTGGAGCTGGCGTTGCGCAACGCCGCCCGCTACACGGGCACGCAGGTCGTCAAGGTACCGGCTGCGTACACGTCGTTGAGGTGTTCTCGCTGTCGCAGTGTGGACCCGGTGAGCCGTGAGAGCCAAGCGGTTTACCGGTGTACCAGTTGCGGGCACTGTGAGAACGCGGATGTGAACGCGGCGAAGAACATTCTTGCCGCCGGGCTGGCGGTGACGGTCTGTGGAGACCTCGCCGTTGGGCGGTCCGTGAAGCAGGAACCCCCAACCATTGAGGTTGGAATCCCCCGGCTTTAG
- a CDS encoding FAD-dependent oxidoreductase — protein MTVRKSVAPRAAAEVKSYDIETDVLVVGYGSAGACAAFEAATVGAEVLVLDRAGGPGGASALSGGEIYLGGGTPIQRACGFDDSPEQMAAFLVAALGPGADVAKIVHYSEHSVAHFHWLVDRGVPFKPSLWNAPAWVPPTDDGLMWLGENSWPFTEIAIPAPRGHRPTAHDFGGRLLLDCLVSAAESAGVTAQYDTYATNLLLGEDGSVVGVVARHYGKELMIRARRGCVLTTGGFVDNDDMLTAHAPRLLGHTKVSAGTDDGSGIRIAQAAGAAVRHMSAGQVGASLIPGFAARGMIVNHRGQRFVNEDTYPGRIGQAALFGHDMNVWVVLDEQGYEEVPERERWGVRPTHVAESIDELDELLALPPGALIATMNRYNEFASRGTDPDFHKAPRWLRPLSPPLAAIDVKAGVRPPSESGNRRGTGASVFTLGGLHTTLDGHVLNLDGLPIPGLFAAGRASSGLHGEGYISGTSLGDATFFGRKAGATAAH, from the coding sequence ATGACGGTCCGCAAATCGGTCGCGCCGCGTGCCGCCGCCGAGGTGAAGTCCTATGACATCGAGACCGACGTGCTGGTCGTCGGGTACGGCAGTGCGGGGGCTTGCGCCGCATTCGAGGCCGCGACGGTCGGTGCCGAGGTTTTGGTGCTGGATCGGGCCGGTGGGCCGGGTGGTGCGTCGGCTTTGTCAGGTGGCGAGATCTACCTCGGCGGCGGTACGCCGATCCAGCGGGCGTGCGGGTTCGATGACAGTCCCGAACAGATGGCGGCATTCCTGGTGGCGGCGCTCGGGCCGGGCGCGGATGTGGCGAAAATCGTGCACTACAGCGAGCACAGCGTGGCGCATTTCCACTGGCTCGTCGATCGCGGTGTGCCGTTCAAACCCAGTCTCTGGAATGCTCCCGCCTGGGTACCGCCAACCGATGACGGGCTCATGTGGCTCGGCGAAAACAGTTGGCCGTTCACCGAAATCGCTATCCCGGCCCCGCGCGGGCACCGGCCTACCGCGCATGACTTCGGCGGAAGGCTGCTGCTGGATTGTCTGGTGTCGGCGGCCGAATCTGCCGGTGTGACAGCGCAATACGACACTTACGCGACGAATCTGCTTCTGGGCGAAGATGGCTCGGTGGTCGGCGTGGTGGCCCGGCACTACGGCAAGGAGCTCATGATTCGGGCACGACGCGGATGTGTGCTCACCACCGGCGGTTTCGTCGACAACGACGATATGCTCACCGCCCACGCGCCACGACTGCTCGGCCATACCAAGGTGAGCGCGGGCACCGACGACGGCAGCGGCATCCGCATCGCACAGGCCGCCGGCGCCGCCGTGCGGCATATGTCGGCCGGTCAGGTCGGTGCTTCCCTGATTCCGGGTTTCGCCGCGCGCGGCATGATCGTCAACCATCGCGGCCAGCGCTTCGTCAACGAGGACACCTATCCCGGCCGCATCGGCCAGGCCGCGCTGTTCGGTCACGATATGAACGTTTGGGTGGTGCTCGACGAACAGGGCTACGAGGAGGTGCCCGAACGCGAACGCTGGGGTGTGCGCCCGACCCACGTCGCCGAATCCATCGACGAACTCGACGAATTACTCGCCCTACCGCCCGGCGCACTCATCGCCACCATGAACCGCTACAACGAATTCGCCTCGCGTGGAACCGATCCCGACTTCCACAAAGCACCGCGCTGGCTGCGCCCACTGAGCCCCCCGCTGGCCGCCATCGATGTGAAAGCGGGCGTCCGACCGCCCTCGGAATCCGGCAACCGCCGCGGCACCGGAGCCTCCGTTTTCACCCTCGGCGGCCTCCACACCACCCTCGACGGCCACGTCCTCAACCTCGACGGCCTCCCCATCCCCGGCCTCTTCGCAGCCGGCCGCGCCAGCTCCGGCCTCCACGGCGAGGGCTATATCAGCGGCACCTCCCTGGGCGACGCCACCTTCTTCGGCCGCAAAGCCGGCGCGACCGCCGCGCACTGA
- the xylB gene encoding xylulokinase has product MATVAGVDSSTQSCKVVLCDADTGEILEEARESHPDGTAVPAESWWQALCSAGKGLLDRADAVAVAGQQHGLVALDADGRPVRDALLWNDIRSADAAETLIAELGGPQVWADAVGSVPLAAFTVAKLRWLADHEPEHADRTHRVLLPHDYLTWRLRGGPSDPTVEPTTDRGDASGTGYWSPATGRYRKDLLAHAFRGRNPELPRVAGPAEVVGRTPAGALVAAGTGDNPGAALGLGIADGDVVISLGTSGTVYTRAAAPSADATGAIAGFADATGAFLPLACTLNAARVLDSTARLLGVDLNGLETLARQAPPGSEGVVMLPYLSGERTPNLPHATGSLHGLRPETLRPSHIARAAVEGMLCNMAAALDHLRTSGIPIHRVLLIGGAARSALVAELAAQIFGLTVTVPQPSEYVALGAARQAAWALGGAAQPPSWPARTIAEVRAPSDGGAIGRQIRTTYESARHALYAR; this is encoded by the coding sequence ATGGCTACCGTCGCGGGGGTCGACAGCTCCACCCAATCCTGCAAGGTCGTCCTGTGCGATGCGGATACCGGCGAGATCCTGGAGGAGGCGCGCGAGTCGCACCCGGACGGCACTGCGGTGCCCGCCGAATCCTGGTGGCAGGCACTGTGTTCGGCGGGCAAGGGGTTGTTGGATCGGGCCGATGCGGTGGCGGTCGCGGGGCAACAGCACGGGTTGGTCGCACTGGACGCCGATGGTCGCCCGGTCCGGGACGCGTTGCTGTGGAACGACATACGATCCGCCGACGCGGCCGAAACGTTGATCGCGGAACTGGGCGGCCCGCAGGTCTGGGCCGACGCCGTGGGCAGTGTGCCGCTGGCCGCATTCACCGTCGCCAAGCTACGCTGGCTGGCCGATCACGAACCCGAACATGCCGACCGCACACACCGGGTGCTGCTTCCGCACGACTATCTGACCTGGCGGCTACGAGGTGGGCCGTCCGATCCCACCGTCGAACCGACCACCGACCGCGGCGACGCCTCTGGCACCGGATACTGGTCGCCCGCGACCGGTCGGTATCGCAAAGATTTACTCGCCCATGCCTTCCGGGGCCGGAACCCAGAACTCCCCCGCGTCGCCGGACCCGCCGAAGTGGTCGGACGCACCCCGGCGGGTGCACTCGTCGCGGCGGGCACCGGCGATAATCCCGGTGCCGCACTGGGTTTGGGCATCGCAGACGGTGACGTCGTCATCTCACTCGGTACCAGCGGCACCGTCTACACCCGTGCCGCCGCACCAAGCGCCGATGCCACCGGAGCCATTGCCGGATTCGCCGACGCGACAGGCGCATTCCTGCCACTGGCCTGCACACTCAACGCCGCCCGTGTACTCGACTCGACCGCCCGATTGCTCGGCGTCGACCTCAACGGCCTGGAAACCCTTGCGCGCCAAGCACCGCCAGGTTCCGAAGGCGTCGTCATGCTGCCCTACCTATCCGGCGAACGCACCCCGAACCTGCCACACGCCACGGGAAGTCTGCACGGTCTACGACCGGAAACCTTGCGCCCCAGCCATATTGCGCGCGCCGCCGTCGAGGGCATGCTCTGCAATATGGCCGCCGCGCTCGACCATCTGCGCACCTCCGGAATCCCGATCCACCGTGTGCTGCTCATCGGCGGTGCCGCCCGCTCCGCCTTGGTCGCCGAACTGGCCGCCCAGATCTTCGGGCTCACGGTCACGGTCCCGCAGCCGAGCGAATACGTCGCGCTCGGCGCCGCCCGACAGGCGGCCTGGGCCCTGGGCGGCGCCGCACAGCCCCCGAGTTGGCCCGCACGCACCATCGCCGAGGTCCGCGCTCCCAGCGACGGCGGGGCGATCGGGCGGCAGATCCGAACGACGTACGAGAGCGCACGGCATGCCCTCTACGCTCGATGA
- a CDS encoding response regulator transcription factor has protein sequence MRLIMIDGEADDGDALAQGLELHGHQVERKHRGADLLLAHHGYHAVILDMGLPDMDGLQVLRKLREVSSVPVVILGEHADERSIVLGLHSGADDYLVKPARIGELAARLEAVTRRVGVASVARGKTVTSEDVRVDLAARRVEVAGELVPLTRLEFELLRVLAERPGIAVSREQLMDCVWGDSMLAVSRKLYVHMASLRAKLDRPGLITNIRGYGYRWGPDPYDTTAESNLLHAV, from the coding sequence ATGCGGCTGATCATGATCGATGGTGAAGCCGATGACGGCGACGCGCTGGCGCAGGGGCTCGAACTGCACGGTCATCAGGTGGAGCGTAAGCATCGCGGGGCCGATCTACTCTTGGCGCATCACGGCTATCACGCCGTTATCCTCGACATGGGCCTGCCGGATATGGATGGGTTGCAGGTGTTGCGCAAGTTGCGCGAAGTCAGCTCGGTGCCGGTGGTGATTCTCGGCGAGCACGCCGATGAGCGTTCGATTGTGCTCGGGCTGCACAGCGGCGCCGACGACTATCTCGTCAAACCCGCGCGCATCGGTGAGTTGGCCGCGCGGCTGGAGGCGGTGACGCGGCGGGTCGGCGTTGCCAGCGTTGCCCGGGGTAAGACGGTGACCAGCGAAGATGTTCGCGTAGATCTCGCGGCGCGGCGGGTGGAGGTGGCCGGGGAACTGGTTCCGCTCACCCGGCTGGAGTTCGAGTTGCTGCGGGTCTTGGCCGAGCGGCCCGGAATAGCGGTCAGCCGTGAGCAATTGATGGACTGCGTCTGGGGCGACTCGATGCTTGCGGTATCGCGGAAACTGTATGTGCATATGGCCTCGTTGCGCGCGAAGTTGGACCGCCCCGGGCTGATCACGAATATCCGCGGCTACGGCTATCGGTGGGGTCCGGACCCGTACGACACCACCGCCGAATCGAATTTGCTGCACGCGGTATAG
- a CDS encoding alcohol dehydrogenase catalytic domain-containing protein yields MRAVVIETPEEFAVQNVPDPTPGPGEVVVRVDAVGICGTDVHIADGEFPPTPYPIVPGHEFAGSVVAQGTDVDGVRIGDTVAVDPSLFCGACHYCAVGRGVFQQFGVAPGAATASISPFRIYNDEITIVGSMAVLNSFGRAVELLGKGVIDANTMITHSFGLAEFADALQTFRAGNGRKIQLRPGA; encoded by the coding sequence ATGCGCGCGGTCGTGATCGAGACGCCTGAGGAATTCGCCGTACAGAACGTGCCGGATCCGACGCCCGGGCCCGGCGAGGTCGTGGTGCGGGTGGACGCGGTCGGGATCTGCGGCACCGATGTGCATATTGCCGATGGCGAATTCCCGCCGACACCGTATCCGATCGTGCCCGGTCACGAGTTCGCCGGTTCAGTGGTGGCACAGGGCACCGACGTCGACGGTGTGCGGATCGGCGATACCGTCGCGGTGGACCCGTCGTTGTTCTGCGGCGCGTGTCACTACTGCGCGGTCGGGCGCGGGGTGTTCCAGCAGTTCGGGGTGGCTCCGGGCGCGGCGACCGCGTCGATCTCCCCGTTCCGGATCTACAACGACGAGATCACCATTGTGGGTTCGATGGCGGTGCTAAACAGCTTCGGTCGCGCGGTGGAACTCCTGGGCAAGGGCGTGATCGATGCGAACACCATGATCACCCACAGCTTCGGATTGGCCGAATTCGCCGATGCGCTCCAGACTTTCCGCGCAGGCAACGGCCGTAAAATCCAGCTCAGGCCAGGTGCGTGA
- a CDS encoding tyrosine-protein phosphatase, producing MKNSRAFRGTIAAAAAVLVGVLPALAGPASAGPAFSGPAVPVLRSPGQADRPMGLAHAPNARDIGGYPAKGGSKLVTGAVYRSDALAKLDASEQQKLVSLNITQVIDFRSPTETGRDPDKLPASIRRTEQPVYDPANDFYLMVARLIQAGPAAQQEALGDGKAAKIMRDYYAWFVSNPTARAQFAQAFKDIATAQRAVLYHCTAGKDRTGWMTAILMSALEVPKGQIYNDFTDSNDNLAAGNKALLDGLVAQGLVTDRALWEPILGVQREFLDAAFDQVQASYGSFDSFLSDGLGIDATTLEALKTKLLTNH from the coding sequence GTGAAGAATTCGCGCGCTTTCCGCGGCACGATCGCGGCCGCGGCCGCAGTGCTGGTCGGCGTTCTCCCGGCGCTGGCCGGACCGGCGTCGGCGGGTCCGGCGTTCTCGGGGCCGGCCGTGCCGGTGCTGCGGTCCCCGGGCCAGGCCGATCGGCCGATGGGTCTGGCGCATGCGCCGAATGCCCGCGATATCGGCGGCTATCCGGCCAAGGGCGGCAGCAAGCTCGTGACCGGCGCGGTGTACCGTTCCGACGCGCTGGCCAAACTCGACGCGAGCGAACAGCAGAAGCTGGTGTCGCTCAACATCACTCAGGTCATCGACTTTCGCAGCCCCACCGAAACCGGCCGCGATCCCGATAAGCTCCCGGCATCGATCCGCCGCACCGAACAGCCGGTCTACGATCCGGCCAATGACTTCTACCTCATGGTCGCGCGGCTGATCCAGGCCGGACCGGCCGCCCAGCAGGAGGCGCTCGGCGACGGCAAGGCCGCCAAGATCATGCGCGACTACTACGCGTGGTTCGTTTCGAATCCCACCGCGCGCGCCCAGTTCGCACAGGCGTTCAAGGACATCGCGACCGCGCAGCGTGCGGTGCTGTACCACTGCACGGCGGGTAAGGACCGCACCGGCTGGATGACCGCGATCCTGATGAGCGCGCTCGAGGTGCCGAAGGGACAGATCTACAACGACTTCACCGACTCCAACGACAATTTGGCGGCCGGGAACAAGGCACTGCTGGACGGCCTCGTCGCCCAGGGCTTGGTGACCGATCGTGCGCTCTGGGAGCCGATCCTCGGTGTGCAACGCGAATTCCTGGACGCGGCATTCGACCAGGTCCAAGCGTCCTACGGCTCGTTCGACAGCTTCCTCAGCGATGGTCTCGGGATCGACGCCACAACACTGGAGGCCCTGAAGACAAAGCTCCTGACCAACCACTGA
- the hsaA gene encoding 3-hydroxy-9,10-secoandrosta-1,3,5(10)-triene-9,17-dione monooxygenase oxygenase subunit gives MVNKVLDRVRDLLPAIRERAAETDLQRRVPVASIRELTEAGVFRMLQPSRFAGDEASPVAFYEVIRTIASACPSTGWVSSVLGVHPWQLALFPLQAQEEVWGEDSDTLISSSYAPTGRLTPVDGGYEVSGRWSFSSGCDHAQWAFLGALAPDERGNPKDYLTILVPRNDYRIDDVWHVVGLSGTGSNDIVIEKAFVPHHRAYSATEQSQLRGPGQEANPAALYKIPFAGVFSNTITAPIIGAAQGAYEAHIERMRERVRLSYGGQKVAEDAFAHVRVARAGSEIDAAILQMEHNISEQLRYAEAGEEIPYETRLRTRRDQVRGTERAIQAIELLFDNSGGHSIRKPNPIERHWRDAHAGSVHVINDVERALAMFGRGEFGLPVEDRMV, from the coding sequence ATGGTCAATAAGGTGCTCGATCGGGTTCGGGATCTGCTCCCGGCAATCCGCGAGCGAGCCGCGGAGACCGATCTGCAGCGGCGGGTTCCGGTGGCGAGCATCCGGGAACTGACCGAGGCGGGGGTGTTCCGCATGCTGCAGCCGTCGCGTTTCGCCGGCGACGAGGCCTCCCCCGTGGCGTTCTACGAGGTCATTCGCACGATCGCGTCGGCCTGCCCGTCCACCGGCTGGGTGTCGTCGGTGCTGGGCGTGCACCCCTGGCAGCTGGCACTTTTCCCGCTGCAGGCGCAGGAAGAGGTGTGGGGCGAGGATTCCGACACGCTCATCTCCTCCTCGTACGCCCCGACCGGTCGACTCACGCCGGTCGACGGCGGTTACGAGGTCAGCGGCCGGTGGAGTTTTTCCTCCGGCTGCGACCATGCCCAGTGGGCATTCCTGGGCGCACTGGCCCCGGACGAACGGGGCAATCCCAAGGACTATCTGACAATCCTGGTGCCGCGCAACGACTATCGCATCGATGACGTCTGGCACGTCGTCGGCCTGTCCGGCACCGGCAGCAACGATATCGTCATCGAGAAGGCCTTCGTGCCGCATCACCGCGCCTACAGCGCCACCGAACAGTCACAGCTGCGCGGTCCCGGCCAGGAAGCCAATCCCGCTGCGCTGTACAAGATTCCGTTCGCGGGCGTCTTCTCCAATACCATCACCGCGCCCATCATCGGCGCCGCACAGGGCGCGTACGAGGCGCATATCGAGCGGATGCGCGAGCGGGTCCGGCTGTCCTACGGCGGGCAGAAGGTGGCCGAGGACGCATTCGCCCATGTGCGGGTCGCCCGCGCGGGATCCGAAATCGACGCGGCCATCCTGCAGATGGAACACAACATTTCCGAGCAACTGCGTTATGCCGAAGCGGGCGAAGAGATTCCCTACGAAACCCGGTTGCGCACCCGCCGCGATCAGGTGCGCGGCACCGAGCGCGCGATCCAGGCGATCGAGCTGCTGTTCGACAACTCCGGTGGCCACTCGATCCGCAAACCCAATCCGATCGAACGACATTGGCGCGACGCACACGCGGGCAGTGTGCACGTCATCAATGATGTCGAGCGCGCCCTCGCCATGTTCGGCCGCGGTGAATTCGGGCTGCCGGTCGAAGATCGGATGGTTTGA
- a CDS encoding N-acyl-D-amino-acid deacylase family protein gives MAQCDLVIRGGSVFDGLGTPPRLADIGITDGRVTVISASALPDGARTVDATGKWVMPGMLDVHTHYDAEVLGNPGLGESVRHGVTTVVFGNCSLSTVYSEAEDCADMFARVEALPWDAVHAAVKEHKDWDGPHAYARTLAARPLGANVAALLGHSDMRVAIMGLARAVDAAARPTEVELDRMREMLSDALDAGFLGLSTIRSSFSKLEGVRFPTRQLPSTYATWREYRALNDILRQRDRIHQSTPNLTARVEIARYFAESAGRPFRKPLKTTLIAGMDVKADRTVARAATTAAWIANIVGGAQFRWQHLPVPFEVYADGIDLVVFEEFGSGVAALNIRDVMKRGELLADESYRRQFRQDLSKKYGPRVWHRDLYDAQIVACPDPEVIGKSFGEVADERGIHPADALLDLTVEHGAQLRWRTVIANDRDEVMDRLQCSPVVQVGFADSGAHLRNMAFYNFGLRMLERVHRRAFMPLETAIHRLTGELADWYGLDAGRLTEGARADIAVIDPAGFDGSSAAYAEAPVPGIDGLDRMVNRNDRAVAATIVAGHLLYEYGTFAPGFGTTTHAGTFLKAS, from the coding sequence ATGGCTCAGTGCGATTTGGTGATTCGCGGCGGATCGGTATTCGACGGGCTCGGCACACCGCCGCGCCTCGCCGATATCGGAATCACCGACGGCCGGGTCACCGTGATCAGCGCCTCGGCGTTGCCCGACGGTGCGCGGACAGTGGATGCGACGGGCAAATGGGTGATGCCCGGAATGCTCGACGTGCATACGCATTACGACGCGGAGGTGCTCGGCAACCCCGGTCTCGGCGAGTCCGTACGGCACGGCGTCACCACTGTGGTGTTCGGGAATTGTTCGTTGTCGACGGTGTATTCCGAGGCCGAGGATTGTGCCGATATGTTCGCGCGGGTGGAGGCATTGCCGTGGGATGCGGTGCATGCCGCGGTCAAGGAGCACAAGGACTGGGACGGTCCGCATGCGTACGCTCGCACCCTCGCCGCGCGCCCGCTCGGTGCGAATGTGGCTGCGCTACTGGGACATTCGGATATGCGGGTCGCGATAATGGGGCTGGCTCGGGCCGTGGACGCGGCGGCGCGGCCGACCGAGGTGGAATTGGACCGTATGCGTGAGATGCTCTCCGACGCACTCGATGCCGGTTTCCTCGGGCTGTCCACCATTCGCAGTTCGTTCTCCAAATTGGAGGGCGTGCGCTTCCCCACCAGACAGCTGCCGTCGACCTATGCCACCTGGCGCGAATATCGAGCTTTGAACGACATTCTGCGGCAGCGCGATCGGATCCATCAGAGCACGCCCAACCTGACCGCCCGCGTCGAGATAGCCCGCTACTTCGCCGAGAGCGCAGGCCGACCGTTCCGTAAGCCGCTGAAGACCACGCTGATCGCGGGGATGGACGTCAAGGCCGACCGCACCGTCGCGCGGGCCGCCACGACCGCCGCCTGGATCGCGAATATCGTTGGCGGAGCGCAATTCCGGTGGCAGCATCTGCCGGTGCCGTTCGAGGTGTACGCCGATGGTATCGATCTGGTGGTGTTCGAGGAATTCGGCTCCGGCGTCGCGGCACTCAATATCCGCGATGTGATGAAGCGCGGTGAACTGCTCGCCGACGAGTCCTACCGGCGACAGTTCCGCCAGGACCTCAGCAAGAAATACGGTCCCCGCGTATGGCATCGCGACCTCTACGACGCCCAGATCGTCGCCTGCCCGGATCCCGAGGTCATCGGCAAGTCCTTCGGCGAGGTGGCCGACGAGCGCGGCATCCATCCGGCCGACGCCCTGCTCGACCTCACCGTCGAGCACGGTGCGCAATTGCGTTGGCGCACAGTCATCGCCAATGATCGCGACGAGGTGATGGACCGGCTCCAGTGCTCCCCCGTCGTCCAGGTCGGCTTCGCCGATTCCGGTGCCCACCTGCGCAATATGGCCTTCTACAACTTCGGCCTGCGCATGCTGGAGCGCGTCCACCGGCGCGCCTTCATGCCGCTGGAGACCGCGATCCACCGACTGACCGGTGAACTCGCCGACTGGTACGGCCTGGATGCGGGCCGCTTGACCGAAGGCGCCCGCGCCGATATCGCCGTCATCGACCCCGCCGGATTCGACGGCTCCAGCGCCGCCTACGCCGAAGCCCCCGTCCCCGGTATCGACGGCCTGGACCGCATGGTCAACCGCAACGACCGCGCCGTCGCCGCAACCATCGTCGCCGGTCACCTTCTATACGAATACGGAACCTTCGCACCAGGTTTCGGCACCACCACCCACGCAGGCACCTTCCTCAAAGCCAGCTAA
- a CDS encoding PEP-utilizing enzyme encodes MRVLVTGITEPSGRAVARMLLAAGHEVVGLDQRWHRYIDPRVRFTTDHTDAVDGCASVVHLAASGLAEVAAAARKAGARVVVPVSSRSTRLSDAKATAVLRASGSDSVLVRTAPIAGRRIGHETRRALVPILGSKSDAGFQLLHSDDLDRFLVLAATALPSGHSEDGLEIVELAASGVVTTDEVRRMMREADVRYSAWVPGWSGRQPLLDPTVAQEKWGFRCGWTAREVIADMVRGMIGRKPDGGGFRTRRGAIPLPSHVIPSRAATSDNHPLTDVAPEGLEGEFDDRVDERYPVHTATNTSEALPGPMTPLTIDLQAGAIRLSNEAMGEMIALDGIALEHWTSRVTTVLGHHIYINASIGVLAAENMPGWDEESIRRDAYGNIPAEIALQPHGKPPMPTGPASTLATGRATSRVIATARRFGKTAELINAASHAEAMNANEIRELSDEQLHVRALLWRDRLHQAWQAAAIGVMMTGAATAIHARGKHAGEVPIDLTRLESAKPMLAVERLAEFCRADTDLAELARAGDIDAARAKSPAFAAALDEELAKVGHRGPGECELLNPTFRDRPALLVSAAARAAQMPAPKRDSVDSSPSRTARMAAGATVARERARDGVVRITHCLRLAVRERADRLVRVGRLREIDDACYLTLDEIFCLPADAADKVARRRAERIRLQTIRMPDVIAGQWEPVPDAAALTADESLTGIGVCAGVVEGRVKLVLSLDDDIEPGDILVAAVTDTGHTAMFSYAAAVITDIGGSASHAAIVAREFGIPCVVDTKTATTSLADGQRVRVDGAAGTVTLLAD; translated from the coding sequence ATGCGGGTCCTGGTCACCGGAATCACCGAGCCGAGCGGTCGCGCGGTGGCGCGCATGTTGTTGGCCGCCGGGCACGAAGTGGTCGGGCTGGACCAGCGGTGGCACCGCTACATCGATCCGCGGGTGCGGTTCACGACCGACCACACCGACGCTGTCGACGGCTGCGCGAGCGTCGTACATCTGGCAGCCAGCGGGCTCGCCGAAGTCGCCGCCGCCGCACGCAAAGCCGGTGCGCGAGTGGTGGTTCCGGTCAGTTCGCGCTCGACGCGGCTTTCGGACGCCAAGGCCACAGCGGTGCTGCGCGCGTCGGGCTCGGATAGCGTGCTGGTGCGCACCGCGCCGATCGCCGGGCGTCGTATCGGACACGAAACCCGCCGTGCACTGGTGCCGATTCTCGGCTCGAAGTCCGATGCCGGATTTCAGTTGCTGCACAGCGACGACCTGGACCGCTTCCTGGTACTGGCCGCCACCGCGCTGCCGTCCGGTCATAGCGAAGATGGGCTCGAGATCGTCGAACTCGCAGCTTCCGGCGTGGTGACCACCGACGAGGTGCGCCGCATGATGCGCGAAGCGGACGTACGCTACTCGGCCTGGGTGCCCGGCTGGTCCGGTCGCCAACCCCTCTTGGATCCCACTGTCGCACAGGAGAAGTGGGGCTTCCGCTGCGGCTGGACCGCACGCGAGGTCATCGCCGACATGGTGCGCGGGATGATCGGCCGCAAGCCCGATGGCGGCGGCTTCCGCACGCGCAGGGGCGCAATCCCGTTGCCGTCACACGTGATTCCATCTCGTGCCGCCACGTCGGACAACCATCCGCTCACCGATGTCGCCCCGGAAGGTCTCGAGGGCGAATTCGACGATCGGGTCGACGAGCGCTACCCGGTGCACACCGCAACCAACACCTCCGAAGCATTGCCCGGCCCGATGACACCCCTGACCATCGACCTGCAGGCCGGCGCCATCCGCCTCAGCAACGAGGCCATGGGCGAGATGATCGCACTCGACGGCATCGCCTTGGAACACTGGACGAGTCGGGTCACCACGGTGCTCGGCCACCACATCTACATCAATGCCTCGATCGGCGTGCTCGCGGCCGAGAATATGCCGGGCTGGGATGAGGAGAGCATCCGCCGCGACGCCTACGGCAATATTCCGGCCGAAATCGCCCTGCAGCCGCACGGCAAGCCACCGATGCCGACCGGGCCGGCCAGCACGCTGGCGACCGGGCGCGCGACCTCCCGGGTCATCGCCACAGCCCGCCGTTTCGGCAAGACGGCCGAGCTGATCAATGCCGCATCTCATGCGGAAGCAATGAACGCGAACGAGATTCGCGAACTGTCCGATGAGCAGTTGCACGTCCGCGCTCTGCTCTGGCGCGATCGTCTGCACCAGGCGTGGCAGGCCGCGGCGATCGGTGTGATGATGACCGGCGCCGCCACCGCCATCCACGCACGCGGCAAGCATGCCGGCGAGGTTCCGATCGACCTGACTCGGCTGGAATCGGCGAAGCCCATGCTCGCGGTGGAACGTCTGGCCGAATTCTGCCGCGCTGACACCGATCTCGCCGAGCTGGCGCGCGCCGGTGATATCGATGCGGCACGGGCGAAATCACCCGCCTTCGCCGCCGCGCTCGACGAGGAGTTGGCCAAGGTCGGGCACCGAGGTCCCGGTGAATGTGAGTTGCTCAACCCGACATTCCGTGACCGGCCCGCCCTTTTGGTGAGCGCCGCCGCCCGCGCTGCGCAGATGCCGGCGCCCAAGCGCGACTCCGTGGATTCGTCGCCGAGTCGCACGGCTCGGATGGCCGCAGGAGCCACCGTGGCCCGGGAACGCGCACGCGACGGCGTCGTCCGGATTACCCACTGCCTGCGACTTGCCGTGCGCGAGCGGGCCGATCGGCTCGTTCGCGTCGGTCGGCTGCGCGAAATCGACGACGCCTGCTATCTCACGCTGGACGAAATCTTCTGTCTCCCAGCGGATGCGGCCGACAAGGTGGCGCGCAGGCGCGCGGAACGCATTCGGTTGCAAACCATCAGGATGCCCGATGTCATTGCCGGACAATGGGAGCCGGTACCCGACGCGGCGGCGCTCACCGCCGACGAGAGCCTGACCGGTATCGGTGTCTGTGCCGGTGTGGTGGAGGGCCGGGTGAAGCTGGTGCTGTCGCTGGATGACGATATCGAGCCCGGCGACATCCTGGTCGCCGCGGTGACCGACACCGGCCACACCGCCATGTTCTCCTACGCCGCCGCCGTGATCACCGATATCGGCGGGTCCGCGTCCCATGCCGCGATCGTCGCCCGCGAATTCGGCATTCCCTGTGTCGTCGACACGAAGACCGCGACCACCAGCCTGGCCGACGGCCAGCGTGTGCGCGTGGACGGCGCGGCCGGGACGGTCACGCTGCTGGCCGACTGA